TGAGTTGAGTAAGTTTCTAAAACCCAATCAACCCAATCCAACTCAATCAACCACTCACCACTTCATTAAAATCCCAGCGTCAATCCAAAGCTAAAGTTCCTCAACCCTTCCTGGGCGGGGCTGTTTTCAAACATATCGTTAAAGTAGTACTTGGCGTAGATGCCCATAATGCCGTAACCCATGCGGATGAATGCGCCTTTGCGTAGTTTAGCAAAGTGATAATCGTCGTCAAATTTTTGCTTGCCGCGTTCTTCACTTATTTGTTTTACGCGTCCGTTAAGCAGGATGCCAACCTCGGGGCCAACAACCAGGCGAAAGTAATTGCCACGGCTATCCTCATGACTGCGGTAGTAAAACGATAATGGTATGCGCAGGTAGCTTGACGAAAACCGGTTTTTGCTGAAGTGGATGCTATCCGGCACATACGTTAACACGGGTGCATTGCGTTGTATGGTAATATCCTGGCGCAAACGGATGTTGGTCCAATCAAACCCACCCGAAACATATATTTTGAAGGCGCTGTTAAAACGGTAACCAAACTGCACCACATCAAAACCAAAGTTGGCTGTTTTGGCCTGGCGATAACTCAGAAACTGGTTATTGGGCGACAGGGTAAAGCTGCCATGGTCAAGCAAAGTGGCAAAACCAAGGTCGATCCTTGAAAAAGTAATGCCGAAAGAAAAACCAGGGGCCTTAGTCCGTCGAACTTTGGTAGTATCGTTGGTGTACGGCGATACATATGGTGCATCATGGCCAAGCCCTAATTTAACTTTGATATGTTTTTTGGTTACAATAGTGGTATCTGTACCGGTTTTGGTCGAGTCGACTATAGTGGTTGTGGTAGTTGTGGTGGTTTGGGCAAAGCCGTAGCTTGCTGCAACGCATAGCATTGCCGTTAAAATTAAACGTTTCATATTATCGGGTATATATTTTTTCTTTAGATTTTATTTTTCTTTTTTCACTTTAATAATGCCCAGGTTTACGCCGGTAATGGTGGCATCGTCCTCATCGGTATTGCTAAATTCAATGATCTTATCCTTACGTTTATCAACAGCGGCAATCATCACATTAAATACATCACCTAAACTGCGAATTTTATGCTTTTTTGCTGGTGTCGCTGGCTTAATAGTTGTCGCTTCTGTTGGGGCGACGGGCGATTTAATACTTGCAAAAACCGGGGTTTCGCCAATATGTTTTGAGAATGGCCTGGTAACTGTGTCTGGCTGTACCGCAATTTTTACTTCCTGCTTATTAGTTGCCGATGCTAATACCGGCTGCTGATCGTCAGGCTTTGCAATATCCTGGGTAGGCGGGGCTGCAACCGGGGCTGCTATAATCGCTTTTTTATTCCCTTTGTGTATGCTGGCAGCTGCTAAACTGTTAGCAGGCGCTGCCATCGCTTTTTCCGGCTGTTTATCGGCAGAAGTTTCAGGCTGTGTTGCCTGGGTTGGCCCGGCAGCCGTTTTGGGCTTTATCGGATGGCTAACACCTGCCAGCCCATCTTTTTTAGGGCTGATCGTTTTTACTTCTTTAGGGATAAATAAAACACCGGCGGTTATTAATAAAACTGCGGCTGCAGCAATACTCAGGTATGGCAGCCATACCTTTTTGCGTTTGCCTGCATCCAATTCGCCGGTAATCCCTGTCCACACGTTTGCAGATGGTTCTATCTCGTAATCGTTTAATGCCGATTGAAATAGCTTGTCCAGATCCTTATCCTGCATATCCATAGCTTTTGCTCTCCATTTTTGCAATTTGTTCTTTTAATATCGTTCTGGCCCTTGATAGCTGCGATTTTGATGCCCCTTCGGTAATGCCTACAATTTCGGCAATTTCTTTGTGTGCATAACCCTCTAAAGCATACAGGTTAAATACGATGCGATAACCCGGTGCCAGTTGCTGTATCAGCCCCATCAGCACTTTGGCATCAAGGTTGGCGGCAGCTATCGGGTTAACCGATGGTTCGGTGCCTGCATCGTCTATATCAACCACCTGCATCATTTTATGGTGCTTGCGATAGTATTCAATAGAACTATGTACCATAATGCGCCTTACCCAACCTTCAAATGATCCATCTGCCCGGTAATCAGCCATTTTGCCAAAAACTTTTATAAACCCGTTTTGCAGCATGTCTTCGGCCTCCATTCTATCGGTAGCGTATCGCATACACACGGCCAGCATTTTACCGGCCAATTGTTTGTATAACAATTCCTGTGCCTTACGTTCGCCCGCTTTGCAGCGTTCAACCAATTGTTCGATAGTATATTTAGGTTCCAAAAACATCATTTAAAAGTAAGATGGTAACCTGGGGCAAATGGTTGCATGGGGTTTGAAATATTTTTCAATTATCGATTTACGGCTTTTTATCTCCTATAAAGTAAGCTATCTTTATTTATAATGAAGAAAACAATAGCCACAATAATACTCCTCATTTTTTGCCTGCCCATATTTGCCCAAAAAACAGAAGCCTATATATTACTTAAACCCGACCGTGTTTTCGACGGTGAGCAGATGCACCCTGGTTGGTGGGTACTGGTAAAAGGTAATCACATCGAAGCGGCAGGGGAGCCCGCTACCATAAAAATACCCGACAATACTAAGGTGATTGACCTGAAGGGCACAACCCTGATGCCCGGACTAATTGAAGGGCACTCGCACCTTTTCCTGCATCCGTATAACGAGACTGCCTGGAACGACCAGGTACTTGGTGAAAGCCGTGCCGAGCGTACCGCCCGTGCAGTTAACCATGCCCGCGCGACTTTGATGGCGGGATTTACCACAGTGCGCGACCTGGGAACCGAAGGCGCCGCCTATGATGATGCTGGCTTAAAAACTGCGATTGAAAAAGGCATAATCCCCGGCCCCAGGATGTTGATGGCCACCCGGGCAATTGTAGCCACCGGCAGTTATGGCCCTAAAACAGAAGTTGCCGAAGCCAGCATAATTAAAGGTGGCGAAGAAGCTGATGGCATTGATGGTATAACCAGGGTGGTGCGGTCACAAATTGGCCATGGTGCAGATGTAGTGAAAATTTATGTGGACTATCGATGGGGACTAAACGGTACCGCAGCTCCCACCTTTACTGAAGAAGAGTTGAAGGTAGCTGTACAGGTAGCCAAGAGCAGCGGCCGCACGGTTGCTGTACATGCGTCAACTACCGAAGGCATGCGCCGGGCCATAGCGGCAGGTGTAACTACCATTGAGCATGGCGACGGCGGCACACCAGAACTGTTTAAGCTGATGAAAGAAAAAGGCATAGCTTTATGCCCAACCCTCAACGCCACCGAATCAATTTCGGGCTACAAAGGCTGGAAGAAGGGCATCGACCCGGACCCCGCAGTAGTAAAGCAAAAGCATTACATTTTTACCGAAGCATTAAAGGCCGGTGTTACCATTTGTATGGGCGGCGATGTTGGTGTATTCAGCCACGGCGATAATGCCCAGGAAATGATATTAATGGCCGAATACGGCATGAAACCCTTAGTGGTACTGCGCTCGGCAACATCGGTTAACGCCGCCGTGTTTGGATTGAAGGATTTGGGGAATATCAAGACGGGATACCTGGCAGATTTGGTTGCCGTTAATGGTAATCCGGTTGAGGATATGAAAGTTTTGAAATTGGTGAAGCTGGTGGTAAAGGATGGGTTGGTTGTAAAAGAATAATTGATATTTTTACGTACAACCATATCACATGCAATATTCAACCTTTTTTAAAAAGCAATCAGCAGCTCTTATCGATATTTACCAGGAGCGTTTCACAAAAACTATCTGGCAGGCTGTTTTATTGACAAGCATTAGCTTTATAATAACGGCGGTAATTTCAAATTATACCCAGTATGATCAAAGTGCAAAAAACATCCCCGTAAGTTTATTGAGTTTTTTCAGTCTCCGTTTTAGTTTCAATGAAACTTATAGCATAGTTGATAATGCTAAGGCCATTTTTATTTTTTTTGTGTCCATCTTTTCAATTAGCCAGGTTGGCAAGGTAACGTTTAAGAATATAGCCTGTTTAGCAGCGATATTGTTTATATGTTGTTTGTTAGACCTGTCATTTTTCCAGTTAAAAGGACAACTTCACCACGGCATAGACAACCGGTATTTGGAAAGATGGAGTAGTGCGGTCATTTATATTTTAAGGCTTTACGTGCCTTTAGTGTTATTTGCCTTAACCATCCAAATTTGTACTTCCGGGGCAAAGTTTAATGCCAGGAACATTGTTTTCCTGTTTATCACATTGTATTTTTTTAACGAGATGACCTTTTTAGTGATATCGTTAGTGAGGACTTGTGTTTTTGAATTGTTACTATGCCTGTTTGATTCAAAAACATCACATTTTATTGCAGAAAGTATTTTAGGTGCCGGATTGATGGCATTGTTTGTTGTAGGCTATCATTGCGCTATGACCCGTCCTTTTGTTTTAGGAGAAGATGCTGAAGAAAGCGTTGAAGCTTAAGTAAAAATATTAAATTATTCGCCGTATTTTTGATTAACTATGAAAGTTAAAGTAGATACAGAATTACTGAAAAAAGCCCGAAAAGTTACCGGGCTAAAATCTGATAAGGTGATGGTTGAAAATGCTTTACAATTGTTTATCACCCTTGAAAACCAAAAAGGATTATTGAATTTGTGGGGTAAGGTCAAATTCAATGACGATTCACATGAATAGAAGTTGTTTAAGTTACTTCTTCTCCCTAAACCGCTTATAAATTTTCACCGCGATCATCAGGATCACCCCCAGCGATACTATTCCCACAACTCCAAATATCCAGCTTAAGCCATCTTTTTTTACTGCAAGAAAAACTATTGCGAAAAGTAAAATGGTGGCCAACTCATTCCACAGGCGTAATTGGGTTGATGTCCATTTAAAAATACCTTTACGCATTTGCTTCATTTTGTGCTGGCAGATGTAGTGGTAAATTATAAGCCCGGTAACAAAACCAAGTTTTATTGGAAGCCACGCCATCAGCATAAAGCCAGGCTTTATATAAACCATGGTTATCCCTGCGGCCAGTACCAGGAACATGGAGGGCACAGTTATAATATACCATAGCTTTTTCTCCATAATCTCGAACTGGGCCGATAGGATACTGCGGTCAGGCTCGGGCTTGGCTTGTGCCTCGGTATGGTAAATAAACAGGCGCACCATATAAAAAAGCCCCGCCATCCAGCAGACTACAAAAATGATGTGTATGGCGAGAACGTATTCGTACATGATGGCGTTTCAGTATGTCATTGCGAGGAACGAAGCAATCGCGGACTGTGCGAGGCTGACATAGCATGGCTACGAGATTGCCACGCTATCGCTCGCAATGACATACTTGTTTTTAGTTTCTGTATTCCTTTATAATTTCTACCGCGTATTTCACATTATCAAATGGGATATCAGGCATAATGCCGTGGCCCAGGTTGAAAATGAAGCCGGGCTCGTCCTTCATCCGGTCGAACAGGCGGTATATACGGTCTTTAATTACTTTTTTATCAGCATAAAGTATATGCGGATCAAGGTTACCCTGTACGGCTACACCGGCAGGTAAACGTTTTTTGATATCCAGCAAATCAACATTCCAGTCTATCGATACCACATCAGGCTTAGCCTCGGCCATTAGCGGCGCAAAAACCGAGCTGCCCTTACAGAACGATATCACCGGGATATCCTTACGGTTAAGCTTGCTGATAATCTGCTGGATGTAATAGTGGCTAAACTCTTTATAATCATCCCACGCCAAAGCCTGTGCCCAGCTATCGAAGATCTGAACAGCGTTAACGCCTGCTTCAATCTGCAGGTTTAAATAATCGGCAGTAACGGTTGCTATTTTTGATAACAACTGATGCGCCATTGCCGGCTCATTGTGCAGCATCAGTTTGGTGAGCTTAAAATCTTTCGACGATCCGCCTTCAACCAGGTAGCTCATCACTGTAAATGGCGCTCCTGCAAAACCAATCAGCGGAATGCTGCCATTCAAACGCTGCTGAATCACTTTTATGGCATCCGCAACATATTGTAATTTATCGCCTACATCGGTTTGCAGGTTATCAATATCTTTTTGGGTACGTACCGGGTTAGCAAACTTAGGGCCGGTGCCTGCGTTGAAACTCAAATCGCCGCCCATAGCCTCGCCGGTAACCAGTATGTCCGAAAACAGGATGGCACCGTCAATACCTAATAAATTAACCGGCAACATGGTAACATCGGCAGCAAGTTCCGGTGTTTTGCACATTTCCAAAAAGGAATACTTGTTTTTAATATCCCAATATTCTTTCATGAAACGGCCGGCCTGGCGCATCATCCATACCGGTGGTCGTTCTGTTTTTTCGGAAAAAGCTGCTTTTATTAATAACGAATCTCTCATATCTTATAGGAGAGTCAAGAATCAAGAGTCAAGAGTTAAGACTTTTTGAATTGCAGATAGCAGAGTTAGATGCCATGTGCAAGGTTCTTGTCTTGATTCTTGATTCTTGACTCTTGACTCTATTTTTTTGTTTTAATCTCCTTGTGAAGTTTGTTTATAACATCCTTCATTTTGGCGGTAATTTTATCGGCATGCTGCTCGGCCAATTGCAGGTAGGCTTGGGCTTTATCATAATCATTATGCCTTATACTTATATTGGCCACCGTCACCAACGCGGCCACATGGTCATTTACAGATCGCAGCGGGTATTGGGCTGCAATCTCATAATGTTTTTCGGCTGCTTTAAAATCCTGTTTTTGCACACAAATACCGCCGTAAATAAATTCATAATAACCCCGGCGCTTTTTACTGAGCCATTCGGGCTTACTGATTTCTTTTAACGAGGCTTCTGCCTTATCAAATTCTTTATGGTGAAAATATTTGGCTGCAACAACCAGGGTGCCCTGTTTAAAGTAATCCCATATTAGTAACAAAATCATCAAAACAGCAACAGCCGCAAGCTCATAAATGCGCAGGTACAATAACAAGCCTAACGATAGCAGGAAAACAAATGCAATAAATATGCGCACCCGGTTACTGAACATTAATTAGTGCTGATTATCGGTAAATTTATAGCCTACACCGCGGATGGAGTGAAAATAAACCGGGTTTTTAGGATCTGGTTCAAAATACTTACGGAAGGTTAGGATAAAGTTATCGATAGTACGGGTTGATGGGTATACATCATAGTTCCAAACAGTTTCCAGTATCTGCTCGCGCGATACCGCATCGTTACGGCGCTCAATTAAAAGCTTCAGTAACATGGTTTCTTTTTTGGTAAGCGGAGTAATAGAACCATCTTCATTCACCAGCTCAAACGAGTTAAAGTGGATGGTTTTTTCGCCTATTTTGTAGCTGTTAAACTCCTTAAGGTCATCGCCTTTCAGGCTGCGTTTTACCAGGTTGTTCACCCGTAAAATAAGCTCTTCCAGGTTAAAGGGTTTGGTTAAATAATCGTCGGCACCTTTTTTAAGGCCCGAAATTTTATCCTCATTGGTGTTTTTGGCTGTCAGGAACATGATAGGTACCTCGGTATTTTCAAGGCGGATGGTTTCTGCAACCACGAAGCCGTCAATTTCGGGCATCATTACATCTAATATAACCAGGTTAAAGCGCTCTTCTTTAAATAATTGCAAAGCCTTTTTACCATTTTTAGCTGTCGAAACTTTATAACCCTCCAGCTCCAGGTTAAGTTTAATGGCTTCCAACAAATGCTCTTCGTCTTCGGCTAATAGAATTCTTTTTTTGTTAGGCATCGTCTGACTCATAATTTTAATACACTAATTTTAATAAACACGAATGGTCACGAATTAACTCGAATTACACGAATTTTAATTAAACACGAATCTCACTAATTAATCGAATCACACAAATTTCTCATTCAAAATATATAAGCAGGTTGGTGAAAATTAGTCATATTCGTGAAATTCGTGCTATTTAAATTCGTGTTATTTATTATCCAAATACAACTTCAAAAATACTACCAGCGGGGCGGTTGTCTTTCACCTTAATACTGGCATGGTGCTTATCCAGCACCTCTTTTACTATATACAGGCCCAGGCCGGTTCCTTTGGTATTGCGGGTTTCCTCGCTGCCTACACGGTAAAAACGGTCAAAAATACGGGCTTTTTCGTTATCGGCTATGCCAATGCCCTGGTCGGCTACCTCCAGGTATACCTTATCATCTTTTGAAAATAACTTAACAACCACTGCCGAGCACGGGCTGGAATATTTTACAGCATTCTCGATTAAATTGGTTACCACAGATGTAAGCGCAAAC
The genomic region above belongs to Mucilaginibacter sp. KACC 22773 and contains:
- a CDS encoding RNA polymerase sigma factor; its protein translation is MMFLEPKYTIEQLVERCKAGERKAQELLYKQLAGKMLAVCMRYATDRMEAEDMLQNGFIKVFGKMADYRADGSFEGWVRRIMVHSSIEYYRKHHKMMQVVDIDDAGTEPSVNPIAAANLDAKVLMGLIQQLAPGYRIVFNLYALEGYAHKEIAEIVGITEGASKSQLSRARTILKEQIAKMESKSYGYAG
- a CDS encoding CopD family protein translates to MYEYVLAIHIIFVVCWMAGLFYMVRLFIYHTEAQAKPEPDRSILSAQFEIMEKKLWYIITVPSMFLVLAAGITMVYIKPGFMLMAWLPIKLGFVTGLIIYHYICQHKMKQMRKGIFKWTSTQLRLWNELATILLFAIVFLAVKKDGLSWIFGVVGIVSLGVILMIAVKIYKRFREKK
- a CDS encoding metal-dependent hydrolase family protein, whose product is MKKTIATIILLIFCLPIFAQKTEAYILLKPDRVFDGEQMHPGWWVLVKGNHIEAAGEPATIKIPDNTKVIDLKGTTLMPGLIEGHSHLFLHPYNETAWNDQVLGESRAERTARAVNHARATLMAGFTTVRDLGTEGAAYDDAGLKTAIEKGIIPGPRMLMATRAIVATGSYGPKTEVAEASIIKGGEEADGIDGITRVVRSQIGHGADVVKIYVDYRWGLNGTAAPTFTEEELKVAVQVAKSSGRTVAVHASTTEGMRRAIAAGVTTIEHGDGGTPELFKLMKEKGIALCPTLNATESISGYKGWKKGIDPDPAVVKQKHYIFTEALKAGVTICMGGDVGVFSHGDNAQEMILMAEYGMKPLVVLRSATSVNAAVFGLKDLGNIKTGYLADLVAVNGNPVEDMKVLKLVKLVVKDGLVVKE
- a CDS encoding tetratricopeptide repeat protein, with the translated sequence MFSNRVRIFIAFVFLLSLGLLLYLRIYELAAVAVLMILLLIWDYFKQGTLVVAAKYFHHKEFDKAEASLKEISKPEWLSKKRRGYYEFIYGGICVQKQDFKAAEKHYEIAAQYPLRSVNDHVAALVTVANISIRHNDYDKAQAYLQLAEQHADKITAKMKDVINKLHKEIKTKK
- a CDS encoding outer membrane beta-barrel protein — encoded protein: MKRLILTAMLCVAASYGFAQTTTTTTTTIVDSTKTGTDTTIVTKKHIKVKLGLGHDAPYVSPYTNDTTKVRRTKAPGFSFGITFSRIDLGFATLLDHGSFTLSPNNQFLSYRQAKTANFGFDVVQFGYRFNSAFKIYVSGGFDWTNIRLRQDITIQRNAPVLTYVPDSIHFSKNRFSSSYLRIPLSFYYRSHEDSRGNYFRLVVGPEVGILLNGRVKQISEERGKQKFDDDYHFAKLRKGAFIRMGYGIMGIYAKYYFNDMFENSPAQEGLRNFSFGLTLGF
- the hemE gene encoding uroporphyrinogen decarboxylase produces the protein MRDSLLIKAAFSEKTERPPVWMMRQAGRFMKEYWDIKNKYSFLEMCKTPELAADVTMLPVNLLGIDGAILFSDILVTGEAMGGDLSFNAGTGPKFANPVRTQKDIDNLQTDVGDKLQYVADAIKVIQQRLNGSIPLIGFAGAPFTVMSYLVEGGSSKDFKLTKLMLHNEPAMAHQLLSKIATVTADYLNLQIEAGVNAVQIFDSWAQALAWDDYKEFSHYYIQQIISKLNRKDIPVISFCKGSSVFAPLMAEAKPDVVSIDWNVDLLDIKKRLPAGVAVQGNLDPHILYADKKVIKDRIYRLFDRMKDEPGFIFNLGHGIMPDIPFDNVKYAVEIIKEYRN
- a CDS encoding response regulator transcription factor yields the protein MPNKKRILLAEDEEHLLEAIKLNLELEGYKVSTAKNGKKALQLFKEERFNLVILDVMMPEIDGFVVAETIRLENTEVPIMFLTAKNTNEDKISGLKKGADDYLTKPFNLEELILRVNNLVKRSLKGDDLKEFNSYKIGEKTIHFNSFELVNEDGSITPLTKKETMLLKLLIERRNDAVSREQILETVWNYDVYPSTRTIDNFILTFRKYFEPDPKNPVYFHSIRGVGYKFTDNQH